A single window of Rhipicephalus microplus isolate Deutch F79 chromosome 5, USDA_Rmic, whole genome shotgun sequence DNA harbors:
- the LOC142817652 gene encoding uncharacterized protein LOC142817652: MTGCCVPMCTNNSRNGWKLYHFPTEPKRRLLWMVKIKRDKWQPTKSSCVCSAHFEASHFEQHRADQWIKLKPNAVPTVFPFRGLPPQRKAPKDRAGPAVLPDACQETRGDNSTAINCTPLTSAQANLNSRTDSLGAQQPQSCNSQTPDSVPHIMEREEVVISADAPDGARENKQLNKQLSDMGRKYTQLHQVHRKATSTIQALKKQVKKLETKMELFGQRLKFLNDDQLQALGRQSNKGSTWSAETIKQALQIKFSCGKTGYQTLRNLGYPLPSGKTLARRLQGLKFLPGILTEVIDVLKIKAENMQDIEKDCALFLDEMEIARGYELDRAEDVVLGGQTMPENPDEPAHHALVFMVGGLNTRWKQVIAYHFTGSHVEGSILKDYVMKIVQLCAEISLRIRVVTCDMGASNRAMWRELGFSSHRNSITVCSVPHPCLEDKELFFTADAAHVLKNVKSQLLSSEVFFLSDATVCQHNLPSKEVNVDHVRSVIKYDAERELKVAPRLSELHISRGHFTKMKVGVAVRFFREAPAAIRYLIKEDAIEPEAETTAWFLELVFNWYTLMSSRHPSVALSLRDMRRYHESIELLNSALEVFQGMKMGSKAQWKPSQAGLLITTKVVLRLQDILLRSEGYEFFLTSRILQDCLENLFSVVRIRKPVPNAYDLKCALKLVCVSQFLHAPGTSSYEVDDAKYLADMLAKGKQEHGEVEADVIDDSEILFIEELQENECNILFYIGGFLLKGMLSVVAGCGHCNSALLGSTESEHATLTILKEYRSEGGNLTYPSKDVLLTLKSCEEHFRGIISWSEGLLRLRSPLKAVTDYLNEMVRPCVKTCSEHSDAVAKLLIANYARLRLRVHLRHVSSNGVNEHGSKTCAGVSLP; the protein is encoded by the exons ATGACTGGGTGCTGCGTGCCCATGTGCACGAACAACTCCAGAAATGGTTGGAAACTCTACCATTTTCCGACAGAGCCCAAAAGAAGGCTGCTATGGATGGTGAAGATTAAGCGAGACAAGTGGCAGCCTACGAAGTCCTCGTGTGTATGCAGT GCACATTTTGAAGCAAGCCATTTCGAGCAGCACCGAGCTGACCAGTGGATAAAACTGAAGCCGAACGCTGTGCCAACGGTGTTCCCTTTCAGGG gcttgcctccacaAAGGAAGGCGCCAAAGGACAGGGCAGGACCTGCTGTGTTGCCTGATGCATGCCAAGAAACACGCGGTGACAACTCTACGGCCATTAATTGTACGCCACTCACAAGTGCACAGGCGAATTTAAATTCACGCACAGACAGTCTTGGCGCACAGCAACCGCAAAGCTGCAATTCTCAGACGCCTGATTCAGTACCGCACATTATGGAAAGGGAAGAAGTTGTGATCTCGGCCGATGCACCTGACGGGGCACGTGAAAACAAGCAGTTAAATAAGCAGCTCTCCGATATGGGCAGAAAATACACTCAGCTACATCAAGTCCATCGGAAAGCCACCTCAACCATTCAAGCActaaaaaaacaggtgaaaaaattGGAAACCAAAATGGAATTATTCGGACAGCGTTTGAAATTCCTCAATGATGACCAGCTGCAGGCTCTTGGGCGCCAGAGTAATAAGGGAAGCACTTGGTCTGCAGAAACAATCAAGCAGGCGCTTCAGATTAAGTTTTCCTGTGGAAAAACTGGTTACCAGACACTAAGAAATCTGGGCTACCCCTTGCCATCCGGAAAAACCCTTGCACGTCGCCTTCAGGGCCTCAAGTTTCTTCCCGGAATTTTGACGGAAGTCATCGATGTTCTCAAAATCAAAGCAGAGAACATGCAAGACATTGAAAAAGACTGTGCTTTGTTCTTGGATGAAATGGAGATTGCTCGCGGGTACGAGCTCGATCGCGCTGAGGATGTGGTGTTGGGGGGGCAAACTATGCCAGAAAATCCAGACGAACCTGCACATCACGCACTAGTGTTCATGGTAGGAGGCCTGAATACGAGATGGAAGCAAGTGATTGCCTACCACTTCACCGGAAGTCATGTAGAGGGTAGTATCCTCAAGGACTACGTCATGAAGATAGTGCAGCTCTGCGCGGAAATCTCTTTAAGAATCCGTGTCGTCACTTGCGACATGGGGGCTTCTAATCGGGCTATGTGGCGCGAGCTCGGATTCTCCAGCCACAGGAATTCCATTACTGTATGTTCAGTGCCTCACCCCTGTCTGGAAGacaaagaattgtttttcacagcaGATGCTGCACACGTGCTGAAGAATGTCAAGTCACAGTTGCTTTCATCGGAAGTATTCTTTCTGAGTGATGCAACAGTATGCCAGCACAATCTGCCATCAAAAGAAGTGAACGTGGACCATGTGCGCAGTGTAATTAAGTATGATGCTGAACGAGAGCTGAAAGTCGCCCCGAGGCTCTCAGAGTTACACATTTCGCGAGGCCATTTCACAAAAATGAAAGTGGGAGTTGCTGTCCGCTTCTTCAGGGAAGCTCCTGCAGCGATTCGGTACCTAATTAAAGAGGACGCGATAGAGCCGGAGGCAGAGACAACAGCTTGGTTTCTAGAATTAGTATTCAACTGGTACACGCTAATGTCTTCCCGCCACCCatcagttgctctcagccttcgaGACATGCGGAGGTACCACGAATCAATTGAGCTACTGAACTCGGCCCTCGAAGTTTTTCAAGGAATGAAGATGGGAAGCAAGGCACAGTGGAAGCCTTCGCAAGCAGGTTTACTAATAACAACAAAAGTCGTTCTTCGTCTCCAAGACATTCTCTTGCGCAGTGAAGGATACGAATTCTTCCTCACGAGCAGAATCTTGCAAGACTGCCTCGAAAATTTGTTTTCGGTGGTGCGCATCAGGAAGCCTGTTCCTAACGCATATGACTTAAAGTGTGCCCTGAAGCTTGTGTGCGTGAGTCAGTTCCTTCATGCACCCGGAACGTCAAGCTACGAAGTCGACGATGCTAAGTACCTCGCCGACATGCTTGCAAAAGGCAAACAAGAGCACGGGGAGGTGGAAGCTGATGTCATTGATGACTCGGAAATTTTGTTCattgaagaacttcaagaaaacgaATGCAACATCCTTTTCTACATCGGCGGCTTCCTTTTAAAAGGTATGCTGAGTGTTGTAGCGGGATGCGGGCATTGTAATTCTGCCTTGTTAGGCTCAACTGAAAGCGAGCACGCAACTCTGACTATTCTGAAGGAGTACAGGAGTGAAGGTGGCAACCTCACATATCCCAGCAAGGATGTTTTGCTGACACTCAAGTCGTGTGAAGAGCATTTCAGGGGCATCATAAGTTGGAGTGAGGGCTTGCTGCGCTTAAGGTCCCCGTTGAAGGCCGTGACCGATTATTTGAACGAGATGGTGCGCCCTTGCGTAAAGACTTGCTCCGAGCACAGTGACGCCGTAGCAAAACTCCTTATTGCGAATTATGCAAGACTGAGGCTTCGCGTGCATTTGCGCCACGTTAGTTCAAACGGCGTCAATGAACACGGAAGCAAGACGTGCGCTGGGGTAAGCCTTCCGTGA